Proteins from a single region of Runella sp. SP2:
- a CDS encoding sensor histidine kinase: protein MKPRLVLLFLLPFQLFAQNTDSLLRLVRTLPTGVHRAEVLIDLGKNLWIEGNDSLARQYLNEAVKLGQKNNFGRQEAEARLQLVRIERDNLADTPTAYAHLDAVDILAKKLNDKYLEAFSYIRRAHLNEPNFEKQKEIPALLAKAQRIVSEIHNDELQSYIYEREALQLMNQAKNAEAIERMFQAKRLQEKYPDLRIRRSSVGNLGVFFLSVNKYDEALRAFEEAAVIAKQLRDPRAEAHIASYQGEILEKKHRYAEALVANQRAVAILEMTKSNGKLPRAYARLGGVYIALKDYDKALKYNQMAAQLYHKTMGGETMQHLSQINFGKIYLIQKNYPLVIQKAALGLNWALQNDPPLLEEAAEYHRQLAVAYEKLGQPLKALEHFRAYKTESDSILNNEAIQRITASSMTYDFEKKQQVNKLRIQTLENEKLTQTRNILIGLSAIGLLGLAFVLWYNRRLKLKNHELSRKNREIEEALFKGQKIERKRVASELHDNLNTKLAALRWHLEAMQTDELNGFNQKIHNKLLEMANDVYADVRLISHNMLPTELETQGLHAALQKLMLQLNVNSKTVFHFVTSGSNERQPSPIEHQLYNIALELINNVLKHAQASEVWVSLSQSEHQLSLTVSDNGVGIPDEIKSEGMGMNNLRNRIEALSGELTIESAYTQGTKVTVGIPI, encoded by the coding sequence ATGAAACCACGACTCGTCCTGCTGTTTTTACTTCCCTTCCAGCTCTTTGCTCAAAATACAGACTCGCTTCTGCGGCTTGTTCGTACGTTGCCTACGGGCGTTCACCGAGCCGAGGTATTAATAGATTTAGGAAAAAATCTGTGGATTGAAGGCAACGACTCATTGGCGCGCCAATACCTGAATGAAGCGGTGAAGCTTGGGCAAAAAAATAATTTTGGAAGGCAAGAAGCAGAAGCTAGGTTGCAATTGGTACGCATCGAACGCGACAACCTCGCCGATACTCCAACCGCGTATGCACACCTAGACGCTGTCGATATTCTCGCCAAAAAACTTAACGACAAGTACTTGGAAGCTTTTTCTTACATTCGACGGGCACACCTAAATGAGCCCAATTTTGAAAAGCAAAAAGAGATTCCCGCCCTTCTTGCTAAAGCCCAGCGTATTGTATCAGAAATCCATAACGACGAACTTCAAAGCTATATCTATGAGCGAGAAGCACTTCAGCTAATGAATCAAGCCAAAAATGCCGAGGCGATTGAGCGGATGTTTCAAGCCAAACGCCTGCAAGAAAAATACCCTGATTTGCGCATCCGTAGGTCTTCGGTGGGGAATTTAGGCGTTTTTTTTCTTTCGGTAAACAAATACGACGAAGCCTTGCGGGCATTTGAAGAAGCCGCTGTGATTGCCAAACAGCTTCGTGACCCACGCGCCGAAGCACACATTGCTAGTTATCAAGGCGAAATTTTGGAGAAAAAACACCGCTACGCCGAAGCGTTGGTGGCTAACCAAAGGGCCGTAGCCATTTTAGAAATGACCAAAAGCAACGGGAAACTTCCTCGCGCCTACGCCCGCTTGGGAGGCGTGTACATTGCCCTAAAGGACTACGACAAAGCCCTCAAATACAACCAAATGGCCGCCCAGCTGTATCATAAAACAATGGGGGGAGAAACCATGCAGCATCTTTCTCAGATTAATTTTGGAAAAATTTACCTGATTCAGAAAAACTACCCCTTAGTTATTCAAAAAGCGGCATTGGGACTCAATTGGGCACTTCAAAACGACCCACCACTCTTGGAAGAGGCCGCCGAATACCACCGCCAATTGGCCGTTGCCTACGAAAAATTGGGCCAACCCCTAAAAGCGTTGGAACATTTTAGAGCGTACAAGACTGAGTCGGATAGTATTCTCAACAACGAAGCGATTCAGAGAATTACCGCTTCGTCGATGACCTACGATTTTGAGAAAAAACAACAAGTCAACAAACTCCGAATCCAAACCCTTGAAAACGAAAAACTAACCCAAACCAGGAACATTCTCATTGGACTTTCGGCCATTGGGCTACTTGGGCTGGCTTTTGTACTTTGGTATAACCGTCGGTTGAAGCTAAAAAACCATGAACTCAGTCGTAAAAACCGCGAAATTGAGGAAGCCTTGTTCAAAGGTCAAAAAATAGAACGAAAACGCGTCGCTTCTGAGCTTCACGACAACCTCAACACCAAACTCGCCGCCCTCCGTTGGCATTTGGAAGCCATGCAAACCGACGAATTAAACGGATTTAATCAAAAAATTCACAACAAGCTACTCGAAATGGCCAACGATGTCTATGCCGACGTTCGGCTTATTTCCCACAATATGCTTCCTACTGAGCTCGAAACCCAAGGGTTGCACGCAGCTTTGCAGAAGTTGATGTTGCAACTAAATGTTAATTCTAAAACGGTGTTTCATTTTGTTACCAGTGGCTCAAATGAACGTCAACCTTCTCCAATAGAACATCAACTCTACAACATCGCCCTCGAACTTATCAACAATGTCCTCAAACACGCCCAAGCTTCTGAGGTTTGGGTAAGCCTGAGTCAGTCAGAACATCAACTTTCACTTACCGTGAGCGACAATGGCGTTGGTATCCCTGACGAAATCAAGTCCGAAGGAATGGGCATGAACAACTTACGCAATCGGATAGAAGCGCTTTCGGGCGAATTAACCATCGAAAGCGCCTATACACAAGGCACTAAAGTCACCGTTGGAATACCGATATAG
- a CDS encoding sensor histidine kinase encodes MKKIVLNFFLLYALSTPLMAQNPLLDSLIQNIEGWSKKPPSIERDTNLILSLSLLTERSINLGDARKVFFLDSLSRFTQKVNWLKGLGLYQRALGKKNDVQGNYTDAFNYYEKAIQLLKKAGGDPYELGYAYVLAGFVLNNNGLTNKCLEYLNAALPYAKATKNKNNLCWIYDFLGDYNYYDSFGVRNYQKALFYYQEVEKNIPFTTSPTLKADNPHCLANVYMKLGNESLANQYRDKALTIAKHYNNRVVIFATYADLADIYQQRKDYSKAIEYRLASLDYARKSGWKEMESRAENYIYTTYKLAGDYQNALKYFEAHKAHEDSLGRFSVQKAYDELQAKYKTEQQQLRITELENEHLTRTRNILITSLLLGIGLVLYIIWSNQKLRSKNDELQRKNKEIEEALFKGQTIERKRVASELHDNLNTKIAALRWRLEALDTSRYPQADQKIHESLVQMLEDVYADIRLISHNLLPPELETQGLIVALHTLTEKLNLNTKTHFRLVSADINERFDPKKAYQLYSITLELVNNVLKHAQAQNVWMSVSKNEQYIILTVSDDGVGFQTKNQTDGVGLRNISARVEALEGNWEVETKPHVGTKVTIEIPF; translated from the coding sequence ATGAAGAAAATTGTACTGAATTTCTTTTTGTTGTATGCACTCTCGACGCCTTTGATGGCCCAAAATCCGCTGCTGGATAGCCTCATTCAAAACATTGAAGGCTGGAGCAAAAAACCTCCTTCTATTGAGCGGGATACCAACCTCATTTTGAGCCTTAGCTTGCTTACCGAACGGTCTATTAATCTCGGGGATGCCCGCAAAGTATTTTTTCTGGATTCACTGTCTCGCTTTACTCAAAAGGTCAACTGGCTCAAAGGATTGGGGTTGTACCAACGGGCTTTGGGTAAAAAAAACGACGTGCAGGGCAATTATACCGATGCTTTTAATTACTACGAAAAAGCGATTCAACTGTTAAAAAAAGCAGGTGGTGACCCTTACGAGTTAGGGTATGCTTACGTGTTGGCAGGTTTTGTTCTAAATAATAATGGGCTGACCAACAAATGCTTAGAGTATCTTAACGCAGCACTCCCCTACGCCAAAGCCACCAAAAACAAAAACAATTTATGCTGGATTTATGATTTTTTGGGAGACTACAATTATTATGACTCGTTCGGCGTACGCAATTACCAAAAAGCCCTATTTTACTATCAAGAGGTCGAAAAAAACATTCCGTTTACGACCAGCCCAACGCTCAAAGCTGATAACCCGCATTGTTTGGCCAATGTATATATGAAACTCGGAAATGAATCTCTGGCCAATCAGTACCGCGATAAAGCACTGACCATCGCAAAGCATTACAACAACCGAGTCGTGATTTTTGCTACTTATGCCGACCTAGCCGATATTTACCAACAACGAAAAGACTATTCTAAAGCCATTGAATACCGCCTTGCTAGTCTTGATTACGCTCGAAAATCGGGCTGGAAAGAGATGGAATCGCGAGCCGAAAATTATATTTATACTACTTATAAGCTTGCGGGTGACTATCAAAACGCGTTGAAGTATTTTGAAGCCCACAAAGCGCATGAAGATAGTCTGGGACGGTTTTCGGTTCAAAAAGCCTACGACGAGCTACAGGCCAAATACAAAACGGAGCAACAACAACTTCGTATTACCGAACTTGAAAACGAACACCTTACCCGCACGCGCAACATCCTCATTACCTCTTTGTTGTTGGGTATCGGGCTGGTGCTCTACATCATTTGGAGCAACCAAAAACTACGTTCTAAAAATGACGAATTACAACGCAAAAACAAAGAAATCGAAGAAGCCTTGTTTAAAGGACAAACCATTGAGAGAAAGCGCGTAGCGTCAGAATTACACGACAATCTAAACACCAAAATCGCCGCGCTTCGTTGGCGGTTGGAAGCCCTTGATACCTCTCGCTATCCTCAAGCAGATCAAAAAATTCACGAGAGTTTGGTGCAAATGTTGGAAGATGTCTATGCGGATATTCGCTTAATTTCCCACAATTTACTTCCTCCTGAGCTAGAAACCCAAGGACTTATAGTGGCGCTGCACACCCTCACCGAAAAGCTCAATCTTAACACCAAAACGCATTTTCGGTTGGTTTCGGCCGACATTAACGAACGCTTTGACCCAAAAAAAGCGTACCAGTTGTACAGCATTACACTGGAATTAGTGAACAACGTGCTCAAACACGCCCAGGCCCAAAATGTTTGGATGAGTGTTTCAAAAAACGAGCAGTATATCATCCTGACCGTCAGCGACGACGGCGTGGGATTTCAAACAAAAAATCAAACCGATGGCGTGGGATTGCGCAACATCAGCGCCCGCGTTGAGGCATTGGAAGGGAATTGGGAAGTCGAAACAAAACCCCATGTAGGCACAAAAGTAACGATTGAAATTCCTTTCTAA
- a CDS encoding response regulator transcription factor, which produces MPIRVVITDDHQIVLDSLSLLISTIPNMEVVGTLNDSRKVLGFLETNEADVLVTDLSMPYLTGVDLTLQVRSKFSQLKILMLTVSEDADTIRKAFQAGIAGYVMKKANRAELERALTTVASGEKYFSEAVMKELLSPSALTATPTDELPGQPIAVTSRELEIIRLIAQELSTSEIAERLFISVGTVETHRHNILRKLGVKNAIGIIKYAVKHKLV; this is translated from the coding sequence ATGCCAATTCGTGTTGTTATTACCGACGATCATCAAATCGTGCTCGATAGCCTTTCGCTGCTCATTTCTACGATTCCTAACATGGAAGTTGTAGGTACTTTAAACGATAGCCGAAAAGTACTTGGTTTTTTGGAAACTAACGAAGCCGATGTGCTGGTGACGGATTTAAGTATGCCGTATCTGACGGGAGTGGACTTGACGTTGCAGGTTCGGAGTAAATTTTCCCAACTTAAAATCTTGATGCTAACTGTTTCGGAAGATGCCGATACGATTCGGAAAGCTTTTCAGGCGGGAATTGCGGGTTATGTCATGAAAAAAGCCAATCGCGCCGAGCTAGAACGTGCCCTAACAACAGTGGCAAGTGGTGAAAAATACTTTAGCGAAGCGGTGATGAAAGAACTCCTAAGCCCGTCGGCATTGACAGCGACCCCTACCGATGAACTGCCAGGGCAGCCCATTGCCGTTACCTCGCGCGAACTAGAAATTATTCGACTAATAGCCCAAGAACTTTCGACTTCCGAAATCGCCGAACGCCTTTTTATCAGTGTCGGAACGGTCGAAACGCACCGTCATAATATTCTACGTAAATTAGGCGTAAAAAATGCCATCGGGATTATCAAGTACGCCGTGAAGCATAAATTGGTTTAG
- the asnS gene encoding asparagine--tRNA ligase — MGPIQIKQILSEASVGSEVVVKGWVRTKRESKNAIFIAINDGSTIHNIQAVAEPGQIAEDTLKLITTGACLKVTGELVASQGSGQAVEVKLSDVHVYGTADPDEYPLQPKKHSLEFLREIAHLRPRTNTFSAILRLRHALAFAVHKYYNDNGFFYLHTPIITASDAEGAGEMFRVTTLNLDKLPRTEEGKIDFKEDFFGRETNLTVSGQLEGELGAMALSKIYTFGPTFRAENSNTTRHLAEFWMIEPEMAFFELEDNMNLAEDFVKYVIRYALENCADDLNFLQKRLEEEEKQKPQNERSMPLLEKLRFVVDNNFERVTYTEAIDILLKSKPHKEKKFQYNVEWGIDLQSEHERFLVEKHFKKPVILINYPRAIKAFYMKQNEPNPAEPGPTVRAMDVLFPGIGEIIGGSQREEDHDKLVARMHEVGIEPEAIWWYLETRKFGTAPHAGFGLGFERLILFVSGMGNIRDVIPFPRAPKSAEF; from the coding sequence GTGGGTCCGATACAGATTAAACAGATTCTTTCCGAGGCCAGTGTAGGCAGCGAAGTGGTCGTCAAAGGTTGGGTACGTACCAAGCGTGAAAGTAAAAATGCCATTTTTATTGCAATTAATGATGGCTCGACCATCCATAATATACAGGCAGTAGCAGAACCTGGTCAAATCGCCGAAGATACCCTCAAGCTTATCACCACAGGCGCTTGCCTCAAAGTGACGGGCGAGCTCGTGGCGTCGCAAGGTTCGGGACAAGCCGTTGAGGTAAAGCTTTCAGATGTACACGTGTACGGTACAGCCGACCCTGACGAATACCCGCTTCAGCCTAAAAAGCACTCGTTGGAGTTTTTGCGGGAAATCGCTCACTTGCGCCCGCGTACCAATACCTTTAGCGCTATTTTGCGTCTTCGCCACGCGTTGGCGTTTGCCGTTCATAAATATTATAACGACAACGGTTTCTTTTACCTTCATACGCCTATCATCACGGCATCCGACGCCGAAGGGGCAGGTGAAATGTTTCGCGTGACTACGTTAAATTTGGACAAACTTCCTCGCACCGAAGAAGGAAAAATCGACTTCAAAGAAGATTTCTTTGGGCGCGAAACCAACCTCACCGTATCGGGGCAGTTGGAAGGCGAGCTTGGCGCCATGGCTTTGTCGAAGATTTATACATTCGGCCCTACGTTCCGTGCCGAAAACTCAAACACCACTCGCCACTTGGCCGAGTTTTGGATGATTGAGCCAGAAATGGCCTTTTTTGAGTTGGAAGACAACATGAACTTGGCTGAGGATTTTGTAAAATACGTGATTCGCTATGCGTTGGAAAACTGCGCTGACGACCTCAATTTCCTCCAAAAACGCCTCGAAGAAGAAGAAAAACAAAAGCCTCAAAACGAGCGTTCGATGCCGTTGTTGGAGAAACTACGCTTTGTGGTTGACAACAATTTTGAACGCGTCACTTATACCGAAGCCATCGACATTTTGTTGAAATCAAAACCTCACAAAGAGAAAAAGTTTCAGTACAATGTAGAATGGGGCATCGATTTGCAATCGGAGCATGAGCGTTTCTTGGTAGAAAAACACTTCAAAAAACCCGTGATTTTAATTAACTATCCACGGGCTATCAAGGCGTTTTACATGAAGCAAAACGAACCAAACCCTGCTGAACCAGGGCCAACCGTACGCGCGATGGACGTATTGTTCCCAGGCATTGGCGAAATCATCGGTGGCTCGCAGCGGGAAGAAGATCACGACAAGTTGGTAGCTCGGATGCACGAAGTAGGTATCGAACCAGAAGCTATTTGGTGGTACCTCGAAACCCGCAAGTTTGGAACGGCTCCGCACGCAGGTTTTGGACTCGGCTTTGAGCGCTTAATTCTTTTCGTATCGGGCATGGGTAACATTCGCGACGTGATTCCGTTCCCACGTGCACCAAAATCGGCTGAATTTTAA
- a CDS encoding AAA family ATPase, whose translation MKIELKNFGPIDHFEFDLDKDLHVIYGENNLGKSYAMSAVYLILKNLLFVSDKNFNVQLKDLIHQSVAISFPTQLTNNGTGKGVEILLTSSKGTSYQIQLNDSESPTLTLSEFMDVKDLYFLKKYSLHYLPASRSGLYNGINSLSPIIAQLSQLRNSIKETISIPTYSEPISDYFLLLTSINQLPKNESITSIVEKKILKGEVIFDKTQKKLLFKQEGLTFDLELSQTSSMVAEIAPFVAFIKYIVTDKSILFIEEPEAHLHPKIQVEMMKVFVELVNAGVKVVMTTHSDYMKDTLSNLLLAGEVSPDKVASYHFVMGENGSYDAGDMKATEEGIEDHNFTSVSVALYEERMKLLEKRYAGSHD comes from the coding sequence ATGAAAATAGAACTCAAAAACTTCGGCCCTATTGACCATTTCGAGTTTGATTTGGATAAAGACCTGCACGTGATTTACGGAGAAAACAACCTCGGCAAATCATATGCTATGAGTGCTGTTTATTTGATTTTGAAGAATCTATTATTTGTATCAGATAAAAATTTCAACGTACAATTAAAAGACCTGATTCATCAATCAGTTGCCATATCTTTTCCTACTCAACTAACTAATAATGGGACTGGAAAAGGTGTTGAAATTCTATTAACTTCATCAAAAGGCACTAGCTATCAAATTCAACTGAACGATTCTGAATCTCCTACCCTTACTTTGAGTGAGTTCATGGATGTAAAAGATTTATATTTTCTAAAAAAATACTCTCTTCATTACTTACCCGCTTCTCGTTCTGGGCTTTATAACGGCATAAATTCTCTTTCACCCATTATTGCTCAGTTATCCCAATTACGAAATTCCATTAAAGAAACTATTAGCATACCCACGTATTCGGAACCTATTTCTGATTACTTCTTACTACTAACATCTATTAATCAATTACCTAAAAACGAATCAATTACATCCATCGTAGAGAAAAAAATCCTGAAAGGAGAAGTTATTTTTGATAAGACACAAAAAAAGCTTTTATTCAAACAAGAGGGATTAACTTTTGACTTAGAACTCTCACAAACCTCTTCAATGGTAGCCGAAATAGCTCCTTTCGTTGCATTTATTAAATATATTGTCACCGATAAAAGTATCCTCTTCATTGAAGAGCCCGAAGCCCACTTACACCCTAAAATTCAGGTTGAAATGATGAAAGTGTTTGTCGAGTTGGTCAACGCTGGAGTCAAAGTAGTAATGACTACCCACAGCGATTACATGAAGGACACGTTGAGCAACTTGTTATTAGCAGGAGAAGTTTCACCCGATAAAGTCGCAAGTTATCACTTTGTGATGGGGGAAAATGGAAGCTACGACGCAGGCGATATGAAAGCAACTGAGGAAGGTATTGAAGACCACAATTTTACCAGCGTGTCGGTAGCGTTGTACGAAGAACGCATGAAACTATTAGAGAAACGCTACGCAGGCAGCCATGATTAG
- a CDS encoding DUF3467 domain-containing protein, with the protein MQEDKHIEIEQQINVEISEEMAEGVYSNLAMIAHSNSEFILDFIRLMPNVPKAKVKARVILTPEHAKRLLAALKDNIRKFEDAHGDIRQSGEEEFPFMNFGGPMGEA; encoded by the coding sequence ATGCAAGAAGATAAACACATCGAAATCGAACAACAAATCAACGTCGAAATCTCAGAAGAAATGGCCGAAGGCGTTTATTCTAATTTGGCCATGATTGCCCATTCCAACAGCGAATTTATCTTAGATTTCATCCGTCTCATGCCTAACGTTCCTAAAGCGAAAGTGAAAGCTAGAGTTATTCTTACCCCTGAGCACGCCAAACGTTTGTTAGCCGCTTTAAAAGACAACATCCGTAAGTTTGAAGATGCCCACGGCGACATTCGCCAATCTGGCGAAGAAGAGTTTCCCTTTATGAATTTTGGCGGCCCAATGGGCGAAGCCTAA
- a CDS encoding bestrophin family protein: MISYNPKDWWKLIFAFHKSDTFRSLLPGILGVAAYTVVVAYIENDIFHASFKNTTVVHSLVGFVLSMLLVFRTNTAYDRWWEGRRFWGSFVNNSRNLALKLNTFLPHHPEIRKTFKVLITNYILAAKEHLRSGVHVKHLENIGEYDSTFYSKKKHVPNQIMGAIYDEVNTLYQHKLLTGDQLFLINEELRSFTDNIGGCERIKRTPIPFAYSLFLKKVIFLYVFTMPIGFVVEFKYWAAPIVAIVFYIFASIEVLAEEIEDPFGTDANDLPTDTIYETIKANLDEIL; the protein is encoded by the coding sequence ATGATTAGTTATAACCCCAAAGATTGGTGGAAGCTTATTTTTGCGTTCCACAAAAGCGACACTTTTCGCTCTTTATTACCTGGAATTCTGGGCGTTGCGGCTTACACAGTGGTGGTCGCTTACATCGAAAATGATATTTTTCACGCCTCTTTCAAAAACACTACCGTCGTTCACTCGCTGGTAGGTTTTGTGCTTTCGATGTTGCTTGTTTTTCGTACCAACACCGCCTACGACCGCTGGTGGGAAGGCCGTCGTTTTTGGGGGAGTTTTGTGAATAATTCACGTAACTTAGCGCTCAAACTCAACACGTTTCTACCCCATCATCCTGAAATCAGAAAGACGTTTAAAGTACTCATTACCAACTACATTCTTGCCGCAAAAGAACACTTGCGTTCGGGAGTGCATGTGAAGCACCTAGAGAATATAGGCGAATACGACAGCACGTTTTATAGCAAGAAAAAGCATGTTCCCAACCAAATTATGGGGGCGATTTATGACGAGGTCAATACCCTTTACCAGCACAAACTACTCACGGGCGACCAGCTATTTCTCATCAATGAAGAACTCCGCTCTTTCACCGACAACATCGGTGGCTGTGAGCGTATCAAGCGCACGCCCATTCCGTTTGCCTACAGTTTATTTTTGAAAAAAGTCATTTTCTTGTACGTATTTACGATGCCCATTGGGTTTGTGGTGGAGTTTAAGTATTGGGCAGCCCCCATTGTAGCCATCGTTTTCTACATCTTCGCCAGCATCGAAGTTTTGGCCGAAGAAATTGAAGACCCCTTCGGAACCGACGCCAACGACCTCCCTACGGATACCATTTACGAAACCATCAAAGCCAACCTCGACGAAATTCTATAA